In Bacillus marinisedimentorum, the sequence TCAATTTGCGGATTTTATCCTTCCGGCTGTCAATCAGATCATTTCTGAAGCGGCTAAAATCCGCTACCGTTCCAACAATGACTGGAGTTCACCGATTACGATCCGCGCTCCATACGGAGGCGGCGTTCATGGCGCTCTTTACCATTCACAGTCGATTGAATCCGTGTTCGCCAATCAGCCTGGCCTCAAAATTGTGATGCCATCCACTCCGTACGATGTAAAAGGCCTGTTGAAGGCGGCCATCCGCGACCCTGACCCGGTATTGTTCTTTGAACATAAACGGGCTTACCGCCTCATCAAAGGCGAAGTCCCTGAAGAAGAATATGTCCTGCCGATCGGCAAAGCGGATGTAAAGCGGGAAGGTGACGATATTACCGTCATCACATATGGTCTCGCTGTCCATTTTGCCCTGCAGGCTGCCGAGAAACTTGAAAAAGACGGAATTTCCACTCACGTCCTTGACTTGCGGACTGTTTACCCGCTCGATAAGGAAGCGATTATCGAAGCAGCGTCAAAAACAGGGAAAGTACTGCTGATAACAGAAGATAACAAGGAAGGCAGCATTATTGGGGAAGTGTCCGCCATCATCGGCGAAAACTGCCTGTTTGATCTTGATGCCCCGATTATGCGTCTGGCGGGACCTGATGTGCCTGCTATGCCGTATGCGCCTACAATGGAAAAATATTTCATGATCAATCCGGAAAAAGTAGAGAAAGCGATGAGGGATTTAGCTGAATTT encodes:
- a CDS encoding alpha-ketoacid dehydrogenase subunit beta gives rise to the protein MPIISYINAVTQALREEMQRDDKVFILGEDVGVRGGVFRATDGLYDEFGEQRVIDTPLAESAIAGVGIGAAMYGMKPVAEIQFADFILPAVNQIISEAAKIRYRSNNDWSSPITIRAPYGGGVHGALYHSQSIESVFANQPGLKIVMPSTPYDVKGLLKAAIRDPDPVLFFEHKRAYRLIKGEVPEEEYVLPIGKADVKREGDDITVITYGLAVHFALQAAEKLEKDGISTHVLDLRTVYPLDKEAIIEAASKTGKVLLITEDNKEGSIIGEVSAIIGENCLFDLDAPIMRLAGPDVPAMPYAPTMEKYFMINPEKVEKAMRDLAEF